A region from the Acidobacteriota bacterium genome encodes:
- a CDS encoding winged helix-turn-helix domain-containing protein: MQPTFEFNDFRLETAERRLLRNGDAIALAPKVFDTLVALVENPGRLMSKDELMHRLWPDTFVEEVSLAQNISQLRKALGEPVGDAQIIQTVAKRGYRFVAPVRIVPNGQGFALSAAVPVEQQSPPSEIAEPTGRTGQPNWKIVAGLAGAALVLAGVVLFVPFFQRAGKASAAREIRSIAVLPLTNLSQDAEQEFFADGVTDDLITELARIRALRVISRTSVMQYKGTRKTLPEIARELKVDAIVEGTVSQRNGNVHITAQLVQANPEQHVWAESYERPLAEAQNLQSEIARAIGAAVRATMTPEEQARMRRSRAINSDANLLYLKGRFFWNKRTAAGAKDGEKYFQQAIARDADFAQAYVGLAGAYIFEGGWGVEPATIALPKAEQAARQALVLDPENAEAHAALGLIAMNYEWNWPKAEREYKQAIALNPNDAIAHHWYGEYLAAQGRFDEGLEELRRAEELDPLSVAIVADRAKILYFARRYNEVIAQSRKALEMDPGFLSSYSWMMRSYARQGMQEEAQAALEALRQAGATPLDYQSNFSILSARIGHRDEARQILDRNRDLFDTSPGTILFVVSAAGDKEEAFTWMEKCLGSHSTSLTSLKVNPDYDDLRGDPRFIKYLGRVGLSN; the protein is encoded by the coding sequence ATGCAGCCCACTTTCGAATTCAACGACTTTCGTCTGGAGACGGCGGAACGACGCCTGCTGCGAAATGGGGACGCGATCGCCCTGGCTCCGAAGGTCTTCGACACGCTGGTGGCGTTAGTGGAGAATCCCGGTCGCCTGATGTCCAAAGATGAGCTGATGCATCGGTTGTGGCCGGATACATTTGTCGAGGAAGTAAGCCTGGCGCAGAACATCTCACAATTGCGCAAGGCTCTAGGCGAACCTGTTGGAGATGCTCAGATCATTCAAACGGTCGCCAAGCGCGGCTACCGGTTTGTGGCGCCGGTTCGAATCGTGCCGAACGGGCAGGGATTCGCACTCTCCGCAGCCGTTCCTGTCGAACAGCAATCACCTCCATCAGAAATCGCCGAGCCAACAGGCAGGACGGGGCAGCCGAACTGGAAAATAGTCGCGGGATTGGCGGGAGCGGCGTTGGTCCTCGCCGGAGTCGTTTTGTTCGTTCCGTTTTTCCAACGGGCCGGCAAGGCGAGCGCAGCCCGGGAGATCCGATCAATTGCCGTGCTGCCCCTGACCAATCTGTCACAGGACGCCGAACAGGAATTCTTCGCCGATGGAGTGACCGACGACCTGATCACGGAACTGGCGCGGATCCGCGCCCTGCGGGTGATTTCGCGGACTTCGGTAATGCAGTACAAGGGCACGCGCAAGACGCTGCCGGAGATTGCGCGTGAACTCAAAGTCGATGCCATCGTCGAAGGCACGGTTTCGCAGCGCAATGGGAACGTGCATATCACGGCCCAGCTGGTGCAGGCCAATCCGGAGCAGCACGTGTGGGCGGAATCCTATGAGCGTCCCCTGGCGGAAGCGCAGAACCTGCAGTCGGAAATTGCGCGTGCGATTGGAGCGGCGGTCAGGGCCACGATGACGCCCGAGGAGCAGGCGCGCATGAGGCGGTCCCGCGCGATTAACTCCGACGCCAACCTGCTCTATCTGAAAGGACGATTTTTCTGGAACAAGCGGACTGCCGCCGGCGCGAAGGACGGAGAGAAGTATTTTCAGCAGGCGATCGCACGCGATGCCGATTTCGCGCAGGCCTATGTCGGCCTGGCCGGCGCCTATATTTTTGAAGGTGGCTGGGGGGTCGAACCCGCAACCATCGCCCTTCCCAAAGCCGAACAGGCGGCACGGCAAGCCCTGGTTCTGGATCCGGAAAATGCGGAAGCACACGCCGCACTCGGCTTGATCGCGATGAATTATGAATGGAACTGGCCGAAAGCGGAGCGGGAATACAAGCAGGCGATTGCACTGAATCCCAATGACGCTATCGCTCACCATTGGTACGGCGAGTATCTGGCAGCCCAGGGACGCTTCGACGAAGGGTTGGAGGAGCTGCGACGCGCGGAAGAACTCGATCCGCTGTCGGTTGCGATCGTGGCCGACCGCGCCAAAATTCTCTACTTCGCCCGCCGCTACAATGAGGTCATTGCACAATCCCGCAAAGCGTTGGAAATGGATCCGGGATTCCTGAGTTCCTACTCCTGGATGATGCGCTCGTACGCCCGTCAAGGGATGCAAGAGGAAGCACAGGCAGCGCTCGAGGCTCTGCGTCAGGCAGGCGCGACCCCTCTCGATTATCAATCCAATTTCAGCATTCTGAGCGCCAGGATTGGACACCGCGACGAGGCCAGACAGATTCTGGACAGGAACCGCGATCTTTTCGACACCAGTCCAGGCACCATCCTATTCGTGGTATCGGCGGCCGGGGACAAAGAAGAGGCTTTTACCTGGATGGAGAAGTGCTTGGGGAGCCACTCCACATCGCTTACATCGCTGAAAGTGAACCCTGACTATGATGACTTGCGCGGCGATCCGCGTTTTATCAAATACCTGGGCAGAGTGGGTTTGTCCAACTAG
- a CDS encoding NAD(P)-binding domain-containing protein codes for MKIVFLGGGRITTAMLAGLRLAGCRHHLAVHDPHPRKLKRIKKEFAVTTEPSLAGAVAHADLLVVAVRPESVHDLLLDLQKAIPLNFKRGCSMLAVSLAAGVTLAALRHVSGKRVVWARAMPSPVCRTGNGLTALTFDRKMPSISRDQIRRVFASVGTVLEVPESQFDAFTVNYSSSHGYHALAALAEAAVANGLDRRIALLSAAHALADGIIAWRKGKIPLDRLLREAATPGGVAETTMAAMNRRGYQHAVDAGFRAGLARMRANASLGRQRTKNSGRRGGPGAMES; via the coding sequence ATGAAAATAGTTTTTCTGGGAGGCGGCCGCATTACAACCGCAATGCTCGCCGGACTGCGTCTTGCTGGTTGCCGGCACCACCTCGCAGTGCACGATCCTCATCCGCGCAAACTGAAGCGCATCAAGAAGGAGTTCGCCGTGACCACCGAGCCAAGTCTGGCCGGTGCGGTGGCCCATGCCGATCTTCTGGTCGTCGCGGTCAGACCGGAATCTGTTCACGATCTTCTGTTGGACTTACAGAAAGCGATTCCGTTGAATTTCAAACGAGGCTGCTCCATGCTCGCGGTCAGTCTCGCAGCGGGCGTGACTCTCGCTGCGCTGCGCCATGTGTCTGGCAAGCGTGTTGTTTGGGCTCGAGCCATGCCCAGTCCGGTCTGCCGGACGGGGAACGGCCTGACTGCTCTCACGTTTGACCGGAAAATGCCTAGTATTTCTCGCGATCAAATCCGCAGGGTATTTGCGTCAGTGGGCACGGTTTTGGAAGTGCCGGAGAGTCAGTTTGACGCGTTTACCGTGAACTATTCTTCGAGCCACGGTTATCATGCTCTCGCCGCTTTGGCGGAGGCTGCCGTTGCGAACGGATTGGATCGCAGGATTGCCCTGCTATCGGCCGCGCATGCGCTGGCGGACGGAATTATCGCGTGGCGAAAAGGGAAGATTCCGCTGGATCGCTTGTTGAGGGAAGCGGCGACACCCGGCGGAGTCGCTGAAACAACCATGGCGGCGATGAATCGACGTGGCTACCAGCATGCGGTTGACGCCGGATTCCGCGCGGGACTTGCGCGCATGCGCGCAAATGCCAGCCTCGGGCGCCAGCGCACAAAGAACTCCGGCCGGCGTGGCGGACCGGGCGCGATGGAGAGCTAG
- a CDS encoding SDR family oxidoreductase has translation MNLQDVHKRAGQLLSLEGKVAIVTGGASGIGRGIAIRLAEFGAAVAVLDKNSDGTRETVRRIEEIHGRAMGAACDVTSRLDCHRAVEQTVAEYGRIDILCNNAGIAIRKDTLALEEEEWDTVVDVTLKGVYLLSREVIPHMIRAGGGAIINTGSGWSLKGGPKAAAYCAAKGGVLNLTRAMAIDHGNNNIRANCVCPGDIDTPMLASECRQLSEDSVQFMKDAARRPLARVGTPEDVATAVLFLASDMSKWITGTHLVVDGGGLA, from the coding sequence ATGAATTTGCAGGACGTCCACAAACGTGCCGGTCAGTTGCTTTCGCTGGAAGGCAAAGTAGCGATCGTCACTGGAGGAGCGTCGGGAATCGGTCGCGGCATCGCAATCCGTTTGGCGGAGTTCGGTGCTGCCGTGGCGGTCCTCGACAAGAACTCCGACGGCACACGCGAGACGGTTCGACGCATTGAGGAGATACACGGGCGAGCGATGGGTGCAGCTTGCGACGTTACCTCCCGCCTCGATTGCCATCGCGCAGTCGAGCAGACGGTGGCGGAATACGGTCGTATCGACATCCTCTGTAACAATGCTGGTATTGCCATCCGCAAAGACACCCTGGCCTTGGAAGAAGAAGAATGGGACACGGTTGTTGACGTGACATTGAAGGGAGTCTACTTGCTGTCCCGCGAAGTGATTCCGCACATGATCCGAGCTGGTGGTGGCGCGATCATCAATACGGGATCGGGATGGTCGTTGAAAGGCGGGCCCAAAGCTGCCGCCTATTGTGCGGCGAAGGGTGGCGTCCTGAATCTGACGAGAGCGATGGCCATCGATCACGGGAACAACAATATTCGCGCGAACTGCGTTTGCCCGGGTGACATCGACACTCCGATGCTGGCATCAGAGTGCCGCCAGTTGAGCGAAGACAGTGTCCAGTTCATGAAAGATGCAGCGCGCCGGCCTCTGGCGCGAGTGGGGACGCCGGAAGATGTCGCCACTGCCGTCTTGTTTCTGGCGAGCGACATGTCGAAATGGATCACCGGTACTCACTTGGTTGTGGATGGAGGCGGTCTCGCCTGA
- a CDS encoding DNRLRE domain-containing protein, with amino-acid sequence MPSRTAPSLTLLNRILCALATVVAFGLTALAQITPSQDAYTNTATPTTNFGAKTLLDVQSASQNTYIQFDLSSIPSGYTGSNIAKATLKLYVNTVPAAGSFNVDFVNGTWDEKTITANILPALGTTIAASIPLSSTNVKDYVLIDVTPALQAWLNGTQPNDGIALVANGSLNATFDSKEATTQSHPPELDVVFASSGGGGITGINTANGSGLIGGGNSGTLNLSLTNACAANQVLKWSGSAWSCANLTSGGTVTSVGLSAPVSDFTVTGSPVTTAGTLGLNWAVAPTNGNVGNTIVKRDSAGGFASGLINASIATDTDLSTTITGFQLGATKETFGVFGYAASPHGVGVFGRGVGFSATSSIRPPLRGTGVWGDTSALHGTAVYATVDDGFAVQAIGSGTTVYTMAVFNANTQGPIFFAQNGSGGSCSIEANGDLFCSGSINGSAKNFRLDHPLDPANKYLTHTSIESSEMLNLYTGNAVLGADGSATVSLPDWFTALNRDFRYQLTPIGGFAPLYIAEELSDNHFVIAGGRAGMKVSWQVTGVRHDAYANANPLKVEQDKGKERGHYLHPELFGATPEQSVGWDHSRLPRVKSSAKETGRSRP; translated from the coding sequence ATGCCCTCTAGAACCGCGCCGAGCCTTACCCTGTTGAACCGCATTCTTTGTGCCTTGGCAACCGTCGTTGCCTTCGGACTGACTGCTTTGGCTCAGATCACACCAAGCCAGGACGCCTACACTAACACGGCCACTCCCACCACCAACTTCGGCGCCAAGACTTTGCTCGACGTGCAGAGCGCTTCGCAGAACACCTACATCCAGTTCGACCTGTCCTCCATTCCCTCGGGCTACACCGGCAGCAACATCGCCAAGGCCACGCTGAAGCTCTACGTGAATACCGTCCCGGCGGCAGGCAGCTTCAACGTCGACTTCGTCAACGGCACCTGGGACGAAAAGACGATCACGGCGAACATCCTGCCTGCGCTGGGGACGACGATTGCGGCCAGCATTCCGCTGAGCAGCACGAACGTGAAGGACTACGTCCTCATCGACGTCACTCCGGCTCTGCAGGCCTGGCTGAACGGAACGCAGCCGAACGACGGCATCGCCCTGGTGGCTAATGGCTCGCTGAATGCGACGTTTGACAGCAAAGAGGCGACGACGCAGAGCCATCCCCCGGAACTGGACGTGGTGTTTGCGAGCAGTGGCGGCGGTGGAATTACCGGCATCAACACCGCAAATGGCAGCGGCCTGATCGGCGGAGGTAACAGCGGCACGCTGAATCTCTCGCTGACGAATGCCTGCGCGGCCAATCAAGTACTGAAGTGGAGCGGCTCGGCGTGGAGCTGCGCCAACCTGACCAGCGGCGGCACGGTAACCAGTGTTGGCCTGAGCGCCCCCGTGAGCGACTTCACCGTGACGGGGTCGCCGGTCACGACCGCCGGTACTCTAGGCCTGAACTGGGCGGTTGCTCCGACCAACGGCAACGTGGGCAACACCATCGTGAAGCGCGACAGCGCGGGCGGCTTCGCGTCGGGACTTATCAACGCCAGCATCGCCACCGACACCGATCTGAGCACGACCATTACCGGTTTTCAGCTCGGTGCGACGAAGGAAACGTTTGGCGTCTTTGGCTATGCCGCCAGTCCCCACGGAGTTGGGGTCTTCGGCCGGGGTGTGGGTTTCAGCGCCACGAGCTCAATTCGTCCTCCACTCCGTGGCACCGGCGTCTGGGGCGATACCAGCGCACTGCACGGCACGGCAGTTTATGCAACCGTCGACGACGGATTCGCCGTGCAAGCGATCGGCAGTGGCACCACCGTCTACACAATGGCGGTATTTAACGCGAACACGCAAGGTCCAATCTTCTTTGCTCAGAACGGGTCGGGCGGTTCCTGTTCGATAGAAGCGAACGGTGATCTATTTTGCTCGGGATCGATCAACGGCAGCGCGAAGAACTTTCGCCTCGATCATCCGCTGGATCCCGCGAACAAGTACCTCACCCACACTTCCATCGAGTCCTCGGAGATGCTCAATCTCTACACGGGCAATGCCGTCCTCGGCGCGGACGGTTCCGCTACCGTCTCCCTGCCCGACTGGTTCACCGCTCTCAACCGCGACTTCCGCTACCAGCTCACGCCCATCGGAGGATTCGCTCCGCTCTACATCGCGGAAGAACTGTCTGACAACCACTTCGTCATCGCCGGAGGCCGCGCTGGTATGAAAGTTTCCTGGCAGGTCACCGGTGTTCGCCACGACGCGTACGCCAATGCGAATCCGCTCAAGGTGGAACAAGACAAAGGAAAGGAACGTGGCCACTATCTCCATCCCGAACTCTTCGGGGCAACGCCGGAACAGAGCGTGGGCTGGGATCACAGTCGCTTGCCGCGAGTTAAGTCTTCAGCGAAAGAGACTGGCCGCTCCAGGCCGTGA